A single region of the Saprospiraceae bacterium genome encodes:
- a CDS encoding biopolymer transporter TolR: MRPFLLFSIILLSFQLLFSQEKPIGIFSKSEDIGKPTLAGGASYDEQGQIYTLKGSGYNIWFERDEFHFLQRQLTGDFILTANFAFVGKGTDPHRKIGWMIRESAADNAAHVSAVLHGDGLTVMQWRALRGAFMRDPADEIFAPKSNYSIIQLERKGKEVIMRAAHVGEPLQVIGSQVMADMPDEVLAGLFICSHNPAVMEEATIWNVRIDQPVSDGYNASQQGYLGCRLETMNVLDGKRKVIFEKNDRFEAPNWMPDGRQLLFNMDGGLYKIPIEGGEIVQLQTGEVNRNNNDHGISFDGKLLAISSAAPSGGGSAVYVLPLEGGVPKMVTSHTPSYWHGWAPNNKEVLYVGRRNDSSLYNIYRNAITGGQEVALTNIKAGEHVDGCEYSPDGQYIYYNGSQSGTMQLWRMKPDGSAAEQLTFDAYNDWFPHISPDGKWIVFISFPAEIPVNAHPSYQRVMLRLMPTSGGAPKVIAYLYGGQGTINVPSWSPDSRFIAFVSNSGK; this comes from the coding sequence ATGCGACCATTCCTACTATTTTCCATTATATTATTATCCTTTCAGCTGCTATTTTCTCAAGAAAAGCCTATTGGCATTTTTTCAAAAAGTGAAGACATAGGGAAACCCACCTTAGCTGGTGGTGCAAGTTATGACGAGCAAGGTCAAATTTATACCCTCAAAGGGTCGGGTTATAATATCTGGTTTGAGCGGGATGAATTTCATTTTTTGCAGCGGCAATTGACGGGAGATTTTATCCTTACGGCTAATTTTGCTTTTGTAGGGAAAGGGACTGATCCGCACCGAAAGATTGGTTGGATGATCAGGGAATCGGCGGCGGATAATGCGGCCCATGTTAGTGCTGTGCTGCATGGAGATGGTCTGACGGTCATGCAGTGGCGCGCCTTGAGGGGGGCTTTTATGAGGGACCCAGCGGATGAGATTTTTGCGCCCAAAAGTAATTATTCGATTATTCAATTGGAGAGGAAGGGGAAGGAGGTCATCATGCGGGCAGCACATGTTGGGGAGCCCTTGCAAGTTATTGGCTCGCAGGTGATGGCGGATATGCCAGACGAGGTGCTGGCGGGCTTGTTTATTTGTTCGCATAATCCGGCAGTGATGGAGGAGGCGACGATTTGGAATGTCCGGATAGATCAACCGGTGAGCGATGGTTATAATGCCAGTCAGCAGGGCTATTTGGGTTGTCGTTTGGAAACGATGAATGTTTTGGATGGAAAACGGAAAGTCATCTTTGAAAAAAATGATCGCTTTGAGGCGCCGAATTGGATGCCTGATGGGCGGCAATTGCTCTTCAATATGGATGGAGGTTTGTACAAAATTCCGATAGAAGGAGGTGAAATTGTGCAACTACAAACGGGTGAGGTCAACAGAAATAATAATGACCACGGTATTTCTTTTGATGGCAAACTATTGGCAATAAGCAGTGCTGCGCCCTCCGGTGGAGGCTCGGCCGTTTATGTGCTCCCCTTGGAAGGAGGTGTGCCTAAAATGGTGACCTCACACACGCCTTCCTACTGGCATGGTTGGGCGCCTAATAACAAAGAAGTGCTATATGTTGGCCGGCGAAATGATAGTTCGCTTTACAATATCTATCGAAATGCCATTACGGGCGGTCAGGAAGTCGCTTTAACCAACATAAAAGCGGGGGAACACGTTGATGGTTGTGAATACTCTCCCGATGGGCAATACATTTATTACAATGGTAGTCAATCCGGAACTATGCAATTGTGGCGGATGAAGCCTGATGGCTCGGCAGCAGAACAACTTACCTTTGACGCATACAATGATTGGTTTCCACATATTTCGCCAGATGGCAAGTGGATTGTTTTCATTTCCTTTCCTGCCGAAATTCCAGTTAATGCTCACCCTTCTTACCAGCGGGTAATGCTTCGTTTGATGCCTACCAGCGGTGGCGCCCCCAAGGTCATAGCTTATCTATATGGTGGCCAGGGGACGATTAATGTTCCTTCCTGGTCGCCGGATAGTCGATTTATTGCTTTTGTGAGTAATTCAGGAAAATAA
- the sufC gene encoding Fe-S cluster assembly ATPase SufC: MLSIKNLKVNIEDKAILKGISLDIKPGEIHAIMGPNGSGKSTLANVLSGREEYEVVDGSISFLGKDLLEMEVDERAQAGVFMAFQYPVEIPGVTTATFLKSAVNSVREARGQEELKPVEMLRLIREKAAMLEIDPKFLSRSLNEGFSGGEKKRNEMLQMALLEPKLAILDETDSGLDIDALKIVSEAVNQLRQADRSFIVVTHYQRLLNYIVPDFVHVLYNGRIVKSGDKNLAHELEEKGYDWIKEEVAAGMLSL; encoded by the coding sequence ATGTTAAGCATCAAAAATTTAAAAGTAAACATCGAAGATAAAGCGATCCTCAAAGGCATTAGCCTGGATATCAAACCCGGCGAAATACACGCTATTATGGGACCCAATGGCTCAGGAAAAAGTACCCTCGCTAATGTCCTTTCTGGTCGAGAGGAATACGAAGTAGTAGATGGAAGCATCTCCTTCCTGGGAAAAGACTTGCTGGAAATGGAAGTGGATGAAAGAGCACAAGCAGGTGTTTTTATGGCCTTCCAGTATCCCGTCGAAATTCCTGGCGTTACCACTGCCACCTTCCTGAAAAGTGCCGTTAATTCCGTCCGTGAGGCGCGTGGGCAGGAAGAATTGAAACCGGTAGAAATGTTGAGACTTATTCGCGAGAAAGCTGCCATGTTGGAGATCGACCCCAAATTCCTCTCGCGCTCCTTGAATGAGGGCTTCTCAGGTGGGGAGAAAAAACGGAATGAAATGCTGCAAATGGCATTGCTAGAGCCCAAATTAGCCATCCTCGACGAAACGGATAGCGGACTGGATATTGACGCTTTGAAAATCGTCTCCGAGGCGGTCAATCAATTGCGCCAGGCAGATCGCTCCTTTATTGTGGTTACACACTATCAACGATTGCTTAATTATATTGTACCCGACTTTGTACACGTGCTTTACAATGGTCGAATTGTTAAATCTGGCGATAAAAACCTCGCCCATGAGTTGGAAGAGAAAGGCTACGACTGGATTAAGGAAGAGGTAGCTGCTGGTATGCTTTCACTTTAA
- a CDS encoding GMP synthase: MKKARLAILDMYDHTPNQGMRCIKEILGQFEEHINWELFDVRGAAEVPDLDFDIYISTGGPGSPHSGDGVWDVKYYDWLSSVWEWNSVADKPRKYVFFICHSFQMACIHFELGQVKKRRSTSFGTFPVHMTDEGVGEEVFDGLPNPFYAADFRDWQVIKPNLDRIAALGAEILAIEKIRPHVPLERAVMAIRFSPEMVGVQFHPEADSVGMLRHFRDPVRREFIVEHHSEDKYQEMIDHLEDPDKIGLTHNLLIPQFLRGAIEQLQEVHQLV; the protein is encoded by the coding sequence ATGAAAAAAGCGAGATTAGCCATTCTGGATATGTATGATCACACCCCTAATCAAGGAATGAGGTGTATCAAGGAAATTTTAGGACAATTTGAAGAGCATATTAATTGGGAACTTTTTGATGTTAGGGGAGCGGCTGAAGTTCCGGACCTCGATTTTGATATCTATATTTCTACAGGTGGCCCGGGTAGCCCTCATAGCGGAGATGGCGTATGGGATGTCAAGTATTATGATTGGTTATCCTCCGTTTGGGAGTGGAATAGTGTAGCTGACAAACCCCGTAAATATGTCTTTTTTATTTGCCATTCTTTTCAAATGGCCTGTATTCATTTTGAACTCGGACAAGTCAAAAAGAGAAGGTCAACCTCTTTTGGAACCTTTCCAGTGCATATGACTGACGAAGGGGTAGGAGAGGAAGTTTTTGATGGCTTGCCTAACCCCTTTTATGCAGCAGATTTCAGAGATTGGCAAGTGATTAAGCCCAACCTGGATCGTATCGCTGCCTTGGGCGCTGAAATCCTGGCCATTGAAAAAATTCGCCCGCATGTACCCCTGGAAAGAGCAGTAATGGCTATTCGTTTTTCTCCAGAAATGGTTGGTGTTCAATTCCATCCCGAAGCTGATTCGGTCGGTATGCTACGGCATTTTAGAGACCCAGTTCGCCGCGAATTCATTGTAGAACATCATAGCGAAGATAAATACCAAGAAATGATCGATCACCTGGAAGACCCTGATAAAATAGGCTTAACCCACAATTTATTAATTCCTCAGTTTTTAAGAGGTGCCATCGAACAATTGCAAGAGGTGCACCAATTGGTTTAG
- a CDS encoding ABC transporter permease — protein MLKNYLRIAIRNLFKHKGYTFINILGLAIGVAVFLLISLYVTFERSFERFLPEADQIYRVTLERYLQNELQIASAENFPGVGPALKTELDEVVDFARLYNLGYKNNVIITNKEAKPNPIAFKHRHFMYADASFLPMMGYPMEKGDPQTALKEPFTAVISAEYAAKYFGEADPMGKTLVMQDDDFNNELVKVTGVFKDLPANTHLKFDVLFSYRSLFGRFEGAPARYDQSWGRKDMYTFIKVKAGSRPEVLASQLASIVDKYSPNLKEQGRKDVLSLQPLKSIHLHSDLAEEPGANGDARIVFFMHLIGLFVIAIAWINYINLSTARAVERAKEVGVRKAVGALRQQLITQFLTEAAVVNLIAILLAWVLTFLALPWFNSISGLVFSFTYLIQPWFLGLMIIVWLIGTILSGAYPAWVLSSFDAMSILKGVFKNSKRGMLLRKGLVVFQFMASIVLIISTISIFQQMKFMLNQDIGMDINQVLVIERPGIAERDRSAFNSAIDVFRAELLKDNSIEAVSASLTVPGKQREYEAAIKKYGASDNDLVSIRVNSMDYEFLDVFKMELLAGRTFSKEFPKDLDTSIIITASTAGLLGFEKPDAAIGQTIAIEQFQWNPIIVGVVNDYHQVSLKKAISPTAFYCAPYSGEFYSMRINTRDLPATLHHVEQSWVKAFPGNPFTSFFLDDFFNQQYENERKFGKLATFFSILAVIIGCLGLFGLSGFSIAQRTKEIGIRKVLGASIYGIVGLLSKDILFLVFWAIIMASPLAWWAMNEWLQDFAYRIHLSWWVFVLAGSMAIFIAFFTVSLQSIKAALGNPVESLRAE, from the coding sequence ATGTTAAAAAATTATTTGAGAATTGCGATACGCAATTTATTCAAGCACAAGGGATATACCTTTATCAATATTTTGGGTTTAGCGATAGGGGTTGCTGTTTTCCTGCTCATTTCCTTATATGTCACTTTTGAACGCAGTTTTGAACGTTTCTTACCAGAAGCTGATCAAATCTATCGGGTTACATTGGAAAGGTATCTCCAAAATGAACTGCAGATTGCTTCGGCCGAAAATTTTCCTGGGGTTGGTCCTGCCTTAAAAACGGAGCTTGATGAAGTCGTTGACTTTGCCCGGCTTTACAATTTGGGATATAAGAACAATGTCATTATTACCAATAAAGAGGCCAAGCCTAACCCGATTGCTTTCAAGCATCGGCATTTCATGTACGCTGACGCCTCTTTTTTACCTATGATGGGATATCCCATGGAAAAAGGGGATCCCCAAACGGCATTAAAGGAACCTTTTACTGCGGTTATTTCGGCTGAGTACGCCGCGAAATATTTTGGAGAAGCGGATCCCATGGGGAAGACGCTGGTCATGCAGGATGATGATTTCAACAATGAATTGGTTAAAGTCACGGGGGTTTTTAAAGACCTGCCTGCGAATACCCACCTCAAGTTTGACGTATTATTTTCCTATCGCAGTCTTTTTGGGCGATTTGAGGGAGCTCCGGCCAGATATGATCAGAGTTGGGGGCGTAAGGATATGTATACTTTTATTAAAGTCAAGGCAGGAAGTAGGCCTGAAGTATTGGCGTCGCAATTGGCCTCTATTGTTGATAAATATAGTCCTAACCTTAAAGAGCAGGGCCGTAAAGATGTGCTATCTCTGCAGCCCTTAAAAAGTATTCATTTGCATTCCGATCTCGCGGAAGAGCCCGGCGCTAATGGAGATGCTCGCATTGTTTTTTTTATGCATTTAATTGGATTATTTGTCATTGCAATTGCATGGATTAACTATATCAACCTCTCTACTGCGCGGGCGGTAGAAAGAGCCAAAGAAGTAGGCGTTCGAAAAGCAGTAGGTGCTTTGAGGCAGCAACTTATTACTCAATTTCTGACAGAAGCAGCAGTTGTTAATTTAATTGCTATTCTCCTGGCCTGGGTGTTGACCTTTTTAGCCTTACCTTGGTTTAATAGCATTTCGGGGCTTGTTTTCAGCTTTACGTATTTAATTCAACCCTGGTTTTTGGGATTAATGATTATTGTTTGGTTGATTGGTACCATTCTTTCAGGTGCGTATCCTGCTTGGGTGCTGTCATCCTTCGACGCTATGAGTATACTCAAGGGGGTTTTCAAAAACTCCAAACGTGGGATGCTCCTGCGAAAAGGCTTGGTGGTCTTTCAATTTATGGCTTCTATTGTATTAATTATTTCCACAATAAGCATTTTTCAACAAATGAAATTCATGCTGAATCAGGATATTGGGATGGATATCAACCAAGTACTCGTGATAGAGCGTCCGGGAATTGCGGAGCGGGATCGAAGCGCCTTTAACTCGGCTATTGATGTTTTTCGGGCAGAATTACTAAAAGATAATAGCATAGAAGCCGTTTCGGCCTCTTTGACTGTCCCAGGAAAACAAAGAGAATATGAAGCCGCCATTAAAAAATATGGTGCTTCAGATAATGATTTGGTTAGCATTCGCGTCAACAGCATGGATTATGAATTCCTTGATGTTTTCAAAATGGAGTTATTAGCTGGACGTACCTTTTCAAAAGAATTCCCTAAAGACCTGGATACTTCCATCATAATTACCGCATCGACGGCGGGCTTACTAGGTTTTGAAAAGCCAGATGCAGCTATTGGTCAAACGATTGCCATTGAGCAATTTCAATGGAACCCTATCATTGTGGGAGTAGTCAACGATTATCACCAGGTTTCTTTGAAAAAGGCCATAAGCCCAACGGCTTTTTATTGTGCCCCTTATAGCGGTGAATTTTATTCGATGCGGATCAACACACGCGACTTACCTGCGACCCTACATCATGTAGAGCAGTCCTGGGTTAAAGCTTTCCCCGGTAACCCTTTTACTTCTTTTTTCTTGGATGACTTTTTCAATCAGCAGTACGAAAATGAAAGAAAATTTGGAAAGCTTGCTACTTTCTTTTCCATTTTGGCCGTTATCATTGGTTGTTTAGGCTTGTTTGGGCTCTCTGGCTTTTCAATTGCACAGCGAACAAAGGAAATTGGTATAAGGAAGGTACTAGGGGCTTCCATTTATGGTATTGTCGGTTTGTTATCTAAAGACATTCTATTTTTGGTTTTTTGGGCAATAATAATGGCTTCACCTTTGGCTTGGTGGGCGATGAACGAATGGTTACAGGATTTTGCTTACCGCATTCACCTTAGTTGGTGGGTATTTGTTTTGGCCGGGAGTATGGCTATCTTCATTGCCTTTTTTACCGTTAGCTTGCAAAGCATAAAGGCTGCCTTGGGTAATCCGGTGGAGAGTCTTAGGGCGGAATGA
- a CDS encoding alpha/beta hydrolase-fold protein: MNIIQRLFSPTSSSKSGSWKKEEIVDFTSEALGLSFTIQLFLPPDYRTIRQPLPLLFFNDGQDMEAIRLEHTLQQLYHKNKIRPFIVVAIPAIDRMHTYGTSEVLDYQRRGSRAKAYGQFIAKELLPWLQLQFKVSQQVRAHGFAGFSLGGLSALDIMWHYPTIFGQVGVFSGSLWWRSKAFDPNDPDGNRIMHELMAKGPKKEGLRFWFQAGTADETDDRNNNGVIDAIDDTLDLIKVLRGLGYDEMEYVEVEGGRHEPETWGRVLPQFLRWGFGV; the protein is encoded by the coding sequence ATGAATATTATACAACGTCTTTTTAGTCCAACATCATCTTCTAAATCAGGCAGCTGGAAAAAAGAAGAAATTGTTGATTTTACTTCAGAAGCATTGGGTTTAAGTTTTACGATACAGTTGTTTCTTCCACCCGATTATCGCACTATTCGCCAGCCACTGCCCCTACTCTTTTTTAATGATGGCCAAGATATGGAGGCTATCAGGCTTGAACATACGCTACAACAATTGTACCATAAAAATAAAATACGTCCATTTATTGTCGTTGCTATTCCTGCTATAGATCGAATGCATACTTATGGCACGAGTGAGGTCCTGGATTATCAGCGCAGGGGAAGTCGAGCCAAGGCTTATGGTCAATTTATCGCGAAAGAACTGCTCCCCTGGTTGCAATTACAATTCAAGGTCAGCCAGCAGGTTCGGGCACATGGTTTTGCCGGTTTTTCTTTGGGGGGCTTATCGGCATTGGATATCATGTGGCATTATCCAACTATTTTTGGGCAGGTAGGTGTTTTCTCTGGTTCTTTGTGGTGGCGCTCTAAGGCTTTTGATCCTAATGATCCTGACGGGAATCGGATCATGCACGAATTGATGGCCAAAGGGCCTAAAAAAGAAGGTTTGCGTTTTTGGTTCCAAGCTGGGACGGCAGACGAAACGGATGATCGAAATAATAATGGGGTCATTGATGCTATTGATGATACCCTTGACCTCATCAAAGTCTTGCGGGGATTAGGGTATGATGAGATGGAATATGTGGAAGTGGAGGGCGGCAGGCATGAGCCGGAAACTTGGGGACGAGTGTTGCCTCAGTTTTTACGATGGGGGTTTGGGGTTTAG
- the sufB gene encoding Fe-S cluster assembly protein SufB produces the protein MSDSMQTLEAHTGSDYKYGFTSDIDTETLPKGLTEDTVRAISAKKEEPAFLLEWRLKAFRHWQELVEPTWPNVDYPPIDYQDIIYYAAPKKKPQYESLDQVDPDLLKTFARLGIPLEEQKFLAGVAVDAVIDSVSVKTTFKEKLAELGIIFSSFSEAVKEHPELVRKYLGTVVPYQDNFFAALNSAVFSDGSFVYIPKGVRCPMELSTYFRINAANTGQFERTLIVAEEGSYVSYLEGCTAPMRDENQLHAAVVEIITLDNAEVKYSTVQNWYPGDKNGKGGIYNFVTKRGLCAGKNSKISWTQVETGSAITWKYPSCILKGDNSVGEFYSVAVTNNRQQADTGTKMIHLGKNTRSTIVSKGISAGYSHNSYRGLVKIGKKAENAHNFSVCDSLLMGDKCGAHTFPYLEVENNTAKVEHEATTSKIGEDQLFYCKQRGLSEEDSINMIVNGYCKEVFNELPMEFAVEAQKLLAITLEGSVG, from the coding sequence ATGAGCGATTCAATGCAGACCTTAGAAGCACACACAGGTAGTGATTATAAATACGGGTTTACAAGCGATATCGATACCGAAACCTTACCCAAAGGTTTGACAGAAGATACCGTTCGGGCAATCTCCGCCAAGAAAGAAGAACCTGCATTTTTGCTTGAGTGGCGACTCAAAGCCTTTCGTCACTGGCAGGAGCTGGTCGAACCCACTTGGCCAAACGTAGATTATCCACCCATTGATTACCAGGATATTATCTATTATGCCGCCCCTAAGAAAAAACCACAATACGAAAGTTTAGACCAGGTTGACCCTGACCTGCTAAAAACGTTTGCCAGGTTAGGTATTCCCCTAGAGGAGCAAAAATTCCTGGCAGGCGTAGCGGTCGATGCCGTGATTGACAGTGTTTCAGTGAAGACCACCTTCAAAGAGAAATTGGCTGAACTGGGCATCATTTTTTCCTCTTTTAGCGAAGCAGTGAAAGAACACCCTGAACTCGTTCGGAAATACCTGGGCACCGTCGTTCCTTATCAGGATAATTTTTTCGCTGCCTTGAATTCCGCCGTATTTAGCGATGGATCCTTTGTATACATTCCCAAAGGCGTGCGTTGCCCGATGGAATTGTCTACCTATTTTCGGATCAATGCCGCCAATACCGGGCAGTTTGAAAGAACCCTGATCGTTGCCGAGGAAGGTTCTTATGTGAGTTACCTCGAAGGCTGTACGGCGCCCATGCGGGACGAAAACCAGTTGCATGCTGCGGTGGTAGAGATCATTACATTAGACAATGCAGAGGTGAAATATTCAACGGTACAAAACTGGTACCCTGGCGATAAAAATGGCAAGGGTGGAATCTACAATTTTGTAACCAAAAGAGGTTTGTGTGCAGGGAAAAATTCCAAAATTTCCTGGACACAGGTGGAAACGGGCTCTGCTATTACTTGGAAATACCCTAGCTGCATCCTTAAAGGAGACAACTCTGTTGGTGAATTCTATTCGGTAGCCGTGACCAACAACCGCCAGCAAGCAGATACGGGGACTAAAATGATTCACCTCGGCAAAAATACCCGGAGTACCATCGTTTCTAAAGGCATTTCGGCAGGTTATAGCCACAATTCCTACCGTGGATTGGTGAAAATCGGCAAAAAGGCAGAAAATGCCCACAACTTTTCCGTCTGCGACTCCTTGCTTATGGGCGATAAATGCGGCGCACATACTTTCCCCTACCTGGAAGTAGAAAACAATACCGCAAAAGTAGAACACGAAGCTACTACCTCCAAAATTGGTGAAGACCAATTGTTTTATTGTAAGCAACGCGGCCTGAGCGAAGAAGATTCCATCAATATGATTGTCAATGGCTATTGCAAAGAGGTATTCAATGAATTGCCAATGGAATTCGCCGTGGAAGCACAGAAATTATTAGCAATCACCCTCGAAGGTAGCGTGGGTTAA